The DNA segment AGATGACAATGACAGGCTGGCGCATACCCGATTTAACGGTTTGCGCGCGCTGATGACCGCCGGTATCGGCGCCTTGCTGTGGCTGGCGCCGATGGCGATACTGACAATAAAGCTTGGATGGACGCATGCCTTGACTCAAATGGGCTGGTTTTTCACCAAGGCGGCATTGTTGACCTTCGGCGGCGCCTATGCGGTATTGCCTTACGTGTTTCAGGGCGCGGTCGAGCAATATCATTGGCTGTTGGCCCGGCAAATGATCGATGGCTTGGCCTTGGGCGAAACCACGCCGGGTCCATTGATCATGGTGGTCACCTTCGTCGGCTTCGTCGCCGGCTGGTCGCAAGCCCTGCTCGGCCCGGATCAATTGTTTTGGGCCGGAAGCCTGGCAGCCCTGGTGGTGACTTATTTTACCTTTTTGCCCGGTTTTCTATTCATCCTGATCGGCGGGCCGATGGTCGAATCGACCCACGGAAATCTGACCTTCACCGCGCCATTGACCGCGATCACGGCCGCCGTGGTCGGCGTGATCCTGAACCTGGCGCTGTTTTTCGGCTGGCATGTATTCTGGCCGCAAGGCTTCCAGGGCTCGATCGATGCAGTCGCCGTAATGATTTTTGCCTGCGCGGCATGGGCCTTGTTTCGATACAAAGTCGGCGTCATTCCGGTTATCGCCGCTTCCGGCGGGTTGGGACTTCTAATGGTTTTGCTTAACAGCTGGCTGATTTGAGTTTGCGGCATGAGATAAATCAGGCGGTCGAGACGCTTGGCATTTATATTTGAGGGCTGGTTGCTTTCGGCATGAACGGTAGTGCTTATCCAATGCAGCATGTCATAATCGGGCCTAAACGCGGGGGGAAACAGCATGCTGCAAAAACGTCTGATTATTCTGCTGTCGCTGTTGATTTTGTTGCCGACTCTGGTGATAGGCTGGATGGCCTATCATTTCTCGATCGAGGCTATCGGTGACGATAGGGTCAAGGTTGTCGGCAGAATAGCCGAGAATCGGCACCAGCAATTGAAGCAAGCATTACAGCGCTCCAACAGCCGCGCTCATAACTTTCTGGCCGACATATCAAGGAAATGCCTGAATGCCGGCAATCTCGACCGGGATTGCGCCGGCGGCCTTTTGGCTGATTATCTGCATATCGAGGCCGCCAGCGGGGTGGCGTTGTTTGGCCCCGATTCCGATGCTGTCCTGAGTGTCGGTGAGCCGGCCGTCGGCGAGAGAGTTTTAGCCGAATTCGGTCCGGAGCAGTTGGCCGGTATCACCGATCCGAATCCGCAAGGCCGGCGTTTTTATTATGTGATTGCCGGCGACAAGCAATCGGCACTGCAATTGCGGGTGGCCTATCCGCTCGATTTGATTCAGCCGATTTTTACCCCTCCCGCCGATCTCGGTCAATCCGGCGAAATCTTTTTGGCCGACAGGAACGGATTTTTTATCACCACGGCGCTTTATGCCGCTGCCCAAGGCCATAGTCATCCGATTTCGGCTCGGCCGATGCGGGATTGCTTGAGCCGGCTAAACACCGAGATGCTGGAACCGGATTACCGCGGGGTGGCGGTGATTCATGGTTTTCGTTATGTACCTGAAATCGGCGGCGGCTGCATCATGGCGCATATTGATCAAGCCGAAGCCTTTGCACCGGTTCGGGCATTGGAAAAGCGCATCGTCATTGCCGTGTTGCTGTTCATCGTTTTAACCTCGGCGATTGCCAAACTGCTGGCGCGGCGTATCGTCCGGCCGATACTACGTCTGACCGAGGCCGCGCGCCGGATCAGCGATGGGGATCATTCCATTCGCGCCGAGGTGAAAGGTCTCGATGAAATATCCGAACTGGCTAAATCGTTCAATCAGATGACCGATGCATTGGCGGATGCCCGGCGGGATTTGGAAGCCAAGGTTGCGGAGCGTACTCAAGCTCTGCGCACCAGCCAGGAGCGTTACATGCTGGCCGAGCGTTGCGTTAACGACGGTATCTGGGACTGGAATATCGTGACTCACGAATATTATTTGTCGCCGCGCTGGAATACGATTTTGGGTTATGCCGATGGTGAATTGCCGAATGAAGAATCGATTTTCTTTAAATTGATCCATCCGGAAGACAAAGCCCGCGCCAGCGAAGTGTTCCGCCGCCACCTGGAAAATATGGAACGCTACTGCGCCGAAATCCGCTTGCGTCACAAGGATGGCAGTTATCGCTGGGTGCTGGATAGGGGAGAGGCCTTGCGCGACCAGAACGGCAAGCCTGTACGCATGATAGGGTCCATCACCGACATTACCGAACGCAAGGCCGCCGAAGCCCAGTTGATCGAGTATCGCGAGCATCTGGAACAATTGGTGGCGATGGCCACCACCGAAGTCCAGGCTATCGTAAAGACCGCTGTTAACGGGGTGATTTCGATCGATGCGACCGGCGCCATTCGCGTATTCAACCCGGCCGCGGAAAGCCTGTTTGGCTGGAAAGCCGAGGAAGTGATAGGCAAGAATGTCTCGCTGTTAATGCCGGAACCCTTTGCCGGCGAACACGACGGCCATATCCAGCGTTTCTTGCAAACCAATCAATCGACAATTCTTGGCATCGAGCGGGAGGTGGTGGCCCAGCGCAAGGATGGCAGTGTTTTCCCGGCTAATTTGGCGGTGGGCCATGGCATCATCTCGGAAGGGCGGCATATTTTCGTCGGCTTTATCGCCGATATTAGCTCGCAAAAGCAAGTCGAACAGGAACTTAGATTAGCCAAGGAAGCGGCCGAAGCCGCGGCCAAGGCCAAAGCCAATTTTCTGGCTAATATGAGTCACGAGATCCGCACCCCGATGAATACCATTATCGGTTTTGCCGAGGTGGCACTGCAAAACAAGGCATTGTCGCCCGATACGCGGGAGCACGTCAGAA comes from the Methylomonas sp. LL1 genome and includes:
- the chrA gene encoding chromate efflux transporter — protein: MKTPFSNDVSPRPLSFSQAVLFWLKLGFISFGGPAGQIAVMHHELVEKRRWISERRFLHALNFCMLLPGPEAQQLAIYIGWLMHRSWGGIVAGVLFVLPSLLILIGLSWVYLAFGDLAWVAGVFYAIKPAVTAIVLQAAHRIGSRALRNKTLWSLAGLSFLAIFMLKIPFPVIILIAALVGFCGGRLAPETFKIGGGSARLDKTFGLALIDDNDRLAHTRFNGLRALMTAGIGALLWLAPMAILTIKLGWTHALTQMGWFFTKAALLTFGGAYAVLPYVFQGAVEQYHWLLARQMIDGLALGETTPGPLIMVVTFVGFVAGWSQALLGPDQLFWAGSLAALVVTYFTFLPGFLFILIGGPMVESTHGNLTFTAPLTAITAAVVGVILNLALFFGWHVFWPQGFQGSIDAVAVMIFACAAWALFRYKVGVIPVIAASGGLGLLMVLLNSWLI
- a CDS encoding PAS domain S-box protein gives rise to the protein MLQKRLIILLSLLILLPTLVIGWMAYHFSIEAIGDDRVKVVGRIAENRHQQLKQALQRSNSRAHNFLADISRKCLNAGNLDRDCAGGLLADYLHIEAASGVALFGPDSDAVLSVGEPAVGERVLAEFGPEQLAGITDPNPQGRRFYYVIAGDKQSALQLRVAYPLDLIQPIFTPPADLGQSGEIFLADRNGFFITTALYAAAQGHSHPISARPMRDCLSRLNTEMLEPDYRGVAVIHGFRYVPEIGGGCIMAHIDQAEAFAPVRALEKRIVIAVLLFIVLTSAIAKLLARRIVRPILRLTEAARRISDGDHSIRAEVKGLDEISELAKSFNQMTDALADARRDLEAKVAERTQALRTSQERYMLAERCVNDGIWDWNIVTHEYYLSPRWNTILGYADGELPNEESIFFKLIHPEDKARASEVFRRHLENMERYCAEIRLRHKDGSYRWVLDRGEALRDQNGKPVRMIGSITDITERKAAEAQLIEYREHLEQLVAMATTEVQAIVKTAVNGVISIDATGAIRVFNPAAESLFGWKAEEVIGKNVSLLMPEPFAGEHDGHIQRFLQTNQSTILGIEREVVAQRKDGSVFPANLAVGHGIISEGRHIFVGFIADISSQKQVEQELRLAKEAAEAAAKAKANFLANMSHEIRTPMNTIIGFAEVALQNKALSPDTREHVRTILGSGKHLLNVINDILDFSKIEAGKVELESVCFNLHFAVQETLQTIGLRAAEKGLKIELRIAPDLPRFFSGDPNRLRQVILNLVGNAVKFTESGVISVLIEQAEGEDMLHFAISDTGIGMTVEQADRIFDSFSQADTTTSRRFGGTGLGTTISKQIVEMMGGRIWVESALGRGSTFHFTIRLPSTMAQDSCLYLESPQLVMDYFSPRCFKVLLAEDIEANATLARLRLEQQGHSVVWVKNGREAVDAFSQGGFDLILMDLQMPVLDGINATKQIRQLEHAGGGRIPILALTASVLKHEKILCTEAGMDAIIGKPIDVNELLEQMELLTPKGVGQPRTAIKLESTPQIPIDFSPLSSVADTGKGLQTWREALVYAHALIRFAEEHGNDAARMAALFAENPNNLGIIERLAHALKGVAGNLALIEVARLAVKLDDRLKQEQLENIAAEFSALDTALKASVAAIRQLQLPEKQPILARQAIDTERVAGLLRQLLVALDGLNPDRVEPIVQQLEPYLDQGELKTIQHEVDNFDFDAAKAEVQKLVKRFGSD